The Lolium rigidum isolate FL_2022 chromosome 1, APGP_CSIRO_Lrig_0.1, whole genome shotgun sequence region gtcgtgcaacccttaggcatctagccgtccttacgcctgtcacgggtgtaagggcggcaccccgcttgatcattgtttagtagatccgatccgttacggttgctccttgttcttcaaggattagtttaatatctgcaatagttaggccttacaaagggttggaggatccagcggcgtgtagggtgtagtttgctagccctagacaggacgttccgaggatcaacctcgtgttggtttttaggccctgtctaggatcggcttacgatcaccgtacgcgagcgcgaggcccaatcacgagtaggatgttccgattatgcggtgaaaaccccggagcgtagtaggtcgcttcagctttatcttgatcaagcgggaccaccatccgatcgtacacctcgtacgtatcatgggtggatcggctctttgagccgattcacgggataacttgagagccgatcgaggctcgtatttaacgtttacgtgtatgccatgcaggaaactaagcgaggcatcatccaacaccttccgaccaggtataggtcaggtggcacgcccttgcgacggcatcggacgtgcgtgcagaaggctttgcgggccgtcgctcggagggaccagggccagccgcagtcctgggagattcccggctctacggtgttgcccgtcgctgcccgccggtgggtttctgaccgcaacacgtggcgacggcgacgaggctAAGTTCCCCGACCTGCAGTACATTGTCGGCCGCTCCGTTGACGAAGACTACCGGCATATCGCGatcgacccgcggcaggcggtgtggtccgccagggaccacggcgccaactacgTTGGTCTCGCCGGACCATCGGAGCTGCcagcgccaaaggaggagaaggccgacgaggaggaggccgacgacgTCGACAGCCGGTCCTTCGGGTCGTCCAGCGGCGACGAactggacttcagcgccttcgattCCCCGCGTCGCTAGATATCTTctttagttttttagtttgaatttgcgttaaatttgtacaaatttcgttcgaaattcgtatgaatatcgttttCAACATTTAAATTTGATTTTCTAAATATATCGGGGCCGCTGGTTTAGAGGCGCCGGTATGAAAGCAGCGTCctcaaatagaggatgttgtgccgacGTCCCGTTGCCAACGCCCTACTTTATTTAATgtctgccggtggagatgctcttagcttctACGGTTGGCAAGGTGTCCATCGATGGGTAAGGCAGGGTCGCCGGTGTCATCCATGCAAGGACGCCGCCGATCGAGGACGAGCCACGCGAAGCCAAGACAGCTTTCCGGTCTATACCTCGGACCTACCTAGTACGCGCCAACTACCGACTGTTAACCAAAGACCGAGCTCTCCTAACCTGGCAATCTGGCACGCATGCACCGAGGCAGCCAAAAGAGAGTGTCGTCTCATCGATCGTCTGGTTATACGTGGCGCCGCATGCGTTGCAGCAGTCACGTCTCACGTGTATGGTCCGGACCAAGCTGCGCATGCGTGCAGGCTCGAGCCCTCCACCGATGGACCGCCTCCGAGCTCGGCATATAAAGCTGCCCTCGACGATCAGCTTACACACCTCACTCACCAGCTCCAATCGATCGATCGAGCTCGAGCAAGTAGCGCAGTAGCTAGCCATGTGgacgaagaaggttgcgacgtcgGTGGTCCTGGTCATGCTGCTCCTGATCATCGCACGTACGTACTACTCTTCTCCTTTCTTAGATCAATCTCGGCCATCGTACGTACGCATGAATGAATTGAAGTTGCAGCACTTCATCCGATCATATATAATACTAgcttgtcgtggttttagtttagATCAACTTATAGATTCAAATTAAAGCCACGGCAACTACTATCTCACTTTTAAAACCCAACTTTGTCTAGATGAGAACCAACTAAAATACATCTACATAATATTCATATGTTTAAATAAATATGTGGCACCTATTTTGGAACAGAGGGATTATTATTGATAGGAGGTATTATCACTTACAATTTACGAATGCGCATGCTTTGTTGACTTGGGAATTAAATTGAAATGGATGCAGAGGAAGTGACGGTGCCGGGGGTGGAGGCGAAGAGGAAGACGTGTCGGCAGAAGAGCAAGAGGTTCAAGAACCCTTGCTATACCAACAGCAAGTGCGCGCAGGTGTGCCATGGCGAGGGCTGGAGTGGAGGCAACTGCGACGGGGCCTTACACGAGTGCACGTGCATCAAGAACTGCTAGCCATGCATCGATGTATGCCCTAAGCTGCTAGCTACCTCTCTGGCCTGTGCGTGCATACGTATCTATGTGTATCTATGTATGTTTGTGATTGTCACTGGCTAGCTGCTGCTGCATCTCGGTCGATGCACGGGCTAAGATGAGAATAAAGACAGGCACGTTACCATCTATCTTTTGTCCATCGTCACTTGTCGCAGGTTCTGAGCAGTCAATACCATATATTTTAAAAAAAGCAGTAAAAAAGaaatttgctagttctcagctagctgaaattAACTTAGTTGTCAGTTAATTTAACAACTATTAGATTTTACGTGAATTTGTGCGAATTTTATCGTTGGTTTTCTTTCGGTTTGG contains the following coding sequences:
- the LOC124683082 gene encoding defensin-like protein 1, with protein sequence MWTKKVATSVVLVMLLLIIAQEVTVPGVEAKRKTCRQKSKRFKNPCYTNSKCAQVCHGEGWSGGNCDGALHECTCIKNC